A region from the Gossypium hirsutum isolate 1008001.06 chromosome A08, Gossypium_hirsutum_v2.1, whole genome shotgun sequence genome encodes:
- the LOC107929638 gene encoding berberine bridge enzyme-like 18 has product MKFLQFYVLPFLIVILSLIGATLAHPYGDFLHCLSLRISNSSTISKVIYTQNNPSYSSVLNASIQNTRFSTPTTPKPYAIITPRKTSHVQSTIYCSKNHGFQLRIRSGGHDVEGVSYVSQVPFVILDLVNFRAVKVDAKNEVVWVQSGATTGELYYGIASKTQTLGFPAGICHTIGIGGHLSGGGFGILGRKYGLAADHIIDAKLIDAYGRILNRKFMGEDLFWAIRGGGGNTFGVVLAWKIKLVPVPPVVTVFTVNKNLEQNATKIFHRWQYIAHKLPNDLFTAVWIMKVNSSQVGKKTVQAGFRGMFLGGVDELIPLIQQEFPELGLAKENCTQMSWVQSILYFGGLPIQPVEILLNRNALPRSSLKAKTAFVKEPMPETGIEGFMNMFLEEEADFAITMIEAFGGKMDEIQENELPYPHRAGILFESTYIVQWTNEEDAGTYINWIRRLYSYMASYVSKSPREAYHNYKDLDLGTNNVNGYTSYEQASVWGLKYFKNNFKRLVQIKTMIDPMNFFRNEQSVPPLWSP; this is encoded by the coding sequence ATGAAGTTCCTTCAATTTTATGTGCTTCCATTTCTTATTGTGATATTGTCATTGATTGGGGCAACTTTAGCTCATCCTTATGGGGATTTCCTTCATTGCCTTTCTCTTCGTATATCAAATTCTTCAACTATTTCTAAAGTTATTTACACCCAAAATAATCCCTCATATTCATCCGTTTTGAATGCTTCTATTCAAAATACTAGGTTCTCCACGCCAACTACCCCTAAACCCTATGCCATTATTACACCACGCAAAACATCCCATGTACAATCAACGATTTATTGTTCTAAAAACCATGGCTTCCAACTTAGGATTCGAAGTGGTGGTCATGATGTTGAGGGTGTTTCTTATGTTTCTCAAGTTCCATTTGTCATCCTTGATTTGGTCAACTTTCGAGCAGTTAAAGTTGACGCAAAAAATGAAGTTGTATGGGTTCAATCTGGTGCAACTACAGGTGAATTATATTACGGGATAGCTTCAAAGACACAAACGCTCGGCTTTCCTGCTGGTATTTGCCACACTATAGGCATTGGTGGGCATTTAAGTGGGGGTGGATTTGGCATATTGGGCCGCAAATATGGTCTTGCTGCTGATCATATAATTGATGCTAAATTGATTGATGCTTATGGAAGGATTCTTAATCGAAAATTCATGGGTGAAGATTTGTTTTGGGCTATCCGAGGAGGTGGAGGAAATACCTTTGGGGTTGTTCTTGCTTGGAAAATAAAGTTAGTCCCTGTTCCACCTGTTGTAACTGTGTTTACAGTTAACAAGAACTTGGAACAAAATGCAACCAAAATCTTCCATCGATGGCAATACATTGCTCACAAGTTACCCAATGATTTATTTACGGCTGTTTGGATAATGAAGGTGAATTCCAGTCAAGTAGGAAAGAAAACAGTTCAAGCTGGTTTTAGGGGCATGTTTCTTGGTGGGGTTGATGAGTTGATTCCATTGATCCAACAGGAGTTTCCAGAGCTAGGACTTGCTAAAGAGAATTGTACCCAAATGAGTTGGGTTCAATCTATTCTTTACTTTGGAGGACTTCCAATTCAACCTGTGGAGATTTTGCTTAATAGAAATGCTCTTCCAAGATCAAGTCTCAAAGCCAAAACGGCCTTCGTCAAGGAACCGATGCCCGAAACTGGAATCGAAGGGTTCATGAACATGTTTCTTGAGGAAGAAGCTGACTTTGCTATAACGATGATAGAGGCTTTCGGAGGCAAAATGGATGAAATCCAGGAAAATGAATTACCTTACCCACATAGAGCAGGCATCTTGTTCGAATCCACTTACATTGTGCAATGGACAAATGAAGAAGATGCAGGAACGTACATAAATTGGATCCGAAGACTTTACAGTTATATGGCCAGTTATGTTTCGAAATCTCCGAGAGAAGCATATCATAATTACAAGGATCTAGATCTTGGAACTAACAACGTTAATGGTTACACAAGTTATGAACAAGCCAGCGTTTGGGGTCTTAAATATTTCAAGAATAACTTCAAAAGATTGGTACAAATAAAGACCATGATTGATCCAATGAATTTCTTTAGAAACGAGCAAAGTGTCCCTCCTCTTTGGTCTCCATGA